The Colius striatus isolate bColStr4 chromosome 9, bColStr4.1.hap1, whole genome shotgun sequence genome contains the following window.
GCAAAACctccagtgctgagcagagcagggacAATCCTGTGATAAGCGTGCGAGCCAGAGCTGGCACTCGCCTGTCCGTgccctcccccacctcccctcctcccagcaccCGTGGGAGTCTGGAAAGCCCTGGAACCCTCAGCCAGGTACAGAGCCTGGCTGGTTTCAGAAGAAAGTCTGAGGTGGTTACAGATTGGGGGACATCAGTAGGGGAAAAGGTGGAAAATTTGAGGACAGACGAATACTCCTCTGTGATGGGGCAGGAGGGTGGGAGAAGAGCCCCGTGGAGCAGCTGTAGAAGGGAAACTAGAAAGCAGGTGAAAGCAGTGAAGAGGGAGCAGCGCGGCTGGGGTTGGCAGAGTGGGGGAAAGAGGAATtgctgggaaggggctgaagcgagaggaggtgctgggggagcagAAGTGGCTGGTGGCAGCGAGGAGCCAGGAGCCAGCGGTGCTGGGGAGCCATTGCAGGGAGGCAGGGGAAGTGGCTGCGATACTGACTGGAAGCCCTGAGTAAGAAACACCCGAGTGTCTTGGTGGAAGTCAGACACCCACAGGGAAAAGAGTACTTTTGGGAAGTGCTGATACActaccaaggggaaaaaaaagagagcttcCACTACTGCACTGCTGGTTACTGAGCAGCCCCAACTTCTGGGGGTGTGCTTGGTGGGGAAAATGAATCTTTCATGGGCCACGAGTCTACTACATTGTTTTTCTTACACTTTCAAACATGATGGGAACAGCTCTCAAGTATGTGTTTACATTATAAACACACACACgaatatatgtatacacatatatattcaGGTGTAGATGTGTCTGTACATGTACACATGTCTATGCTTAATACAAATACACGTATGCATATGCCCATCTCTTTATAGGTATATTTTAAGAGAAGCATGCCCACACCCGTGGCTCTATGTCCCtccatgctgctgctccagcagcttcctacccccagcagcttcagtgggagaggggtgctgggagcaggggtCGTATGTCTATGTGCACGTATGCATGCGCAGGCAGACACACAGCTATGCTTTTGTGCGTATTTATGTATGTCCGCACATGCACGTCTGTGTTATTTATGTCTGTCCGCATACCCATGTCTACAGCCAGGCGTGCAGTGTCAGCACTTgcacgggggaagagggggaggTGAAGTGCCTTTGTGTGCGTCTCcacgcgtgtgtgtgtgtgtgtgcggcTCACGCGCGGGCACACACCCGTGCGCCCCTCTCCCCgctcccgtcccgtcccgtcccgtcccgtcccgtcccgtcccgtcccgtcccgtcccgtcccgtcccgtcccgtcccgttgTCCGGCGCGGGCGCGCGCGCGCGGGCGCGCTCCGGCGGCGGATGACGTCATGCCGGCGGGGCAGGGCGCGCCCGCGCTGGCGCGCTGCCAGGTGACGTCTTCGCGGGCGGCCCCACGTGACGCGGCCCCATTGAGAAAACGCGGCGCGGCCCCGATATAAGGCGAGCGCGGGCGTGCGGGGCCGGACCGGACCCGACTGGGGTGTGCGGGGCTGCGATTCCGCGGGACTCCGGCACCTCCGACGCACTCGCCCCGCGCCCTTCTCGTCCTTTCTGCTGCCCTCGCCGCTGCCGCCATGGTCAACCTGCGGGTGTGCGCTCTGGAGTGCGAGGCGCTGcgggggctgctgcaggagcgCGCCGCGCACTGCCTCGTCCTCGACTGCCgctccttcttctccttcaaCGCCGCGCACATCCGCGGCTCCTGCAACGTCCGTCTCAGCACCATTGTCCGCCGCCGCGCCAAGGGCGCCCTGGCCCTGGAGCACGTCGTCCCCAACGAAGAGCTCCGCGCCCGCCTGCGCCAGGGGCAGATTCACACCGTGGTGCTGCTGGACGAGCGCAGCGCCGACCTGGAGCTGCCCAAGCGGGACAGCACGCTGCTGCTGGCCCTCGGCACCCTGTGCAGAGAGGCCCGCGGCGCCCGCATCTGCTTCCTCAAGGGTGAGTGTCCCCAGGAGCGCCCCGGACCCcgcaggaggggaaggggagggggccCGGCAGCGCCGCCCGGGGGGGCTCCGCTCGCCCCGCGGCCGCGGAGCGCTCACCCGGCgtccttctcttccctctgcccCCGTAGGAGGTTACGAAGCGTTCTCGTCGGCCTGCTCCGAGCTCTGCACCAAGCCGGCCGCTCCCACCGGCCTCAGCCTGcccctgagccccagcagcGCGCCCGGCAGCGCCGActcgggctgcagctcctgcggAACCCCCCTCTACGACCAGGTGAGCGAGGgccgggcggcggggagggTCCGCAGCAAGCGGGAGCGGCGGGAAGTCCCGGCAGCCGGGCGCTGTCGTATGGCCGCGAGAGGAGAGGCTGGTGGAAAACTGCCCGGCGAAGTTAACCGGTTTGTTCCTTCTGTTCCAGGGTGGCCCAGTGGAGATCCTGCCGTTCCTCTACTTGGGCAGCGCTTACCATGCCTCTCGGAAGGACATGCTGGATGCTTTGGGGATCACAGCGTTAATCAATGTTTCTGCAAACTGCCCCAACCACTTTGAAGGGCACTACCAGTATAAAAGCATCCCCGTGGAGGACAACCACAAGGCAGATATCAGCTCCTGGTTTAACGAGGCTATTGATTTCATAGGTAAATGAGCTCTCTTTACAGcctgttcttttttttgttctgtctggGATAATATACCCTGGGAAGTGATATTTTTGGGCATTGTTTTCCCCAGTAAAATTCACATCTGAGATTGGGGAGTTTCATTCCATTGGGGAGATAACGTTTGGCAAAcatttccattaatttttctcctcagaggagTAATCTCGGCTCCACAGAGCTGTTTGAAATCTTGAATCAAGAGGCATTGGCTCTTGCAGAAAAGAGCTAGTGAATTTAAGCGGGTCGGTATTAAAGTAATCTTGCAAGACTGCTAAAGTGACCCGGAGGAGCTATTAGTATAATTGGAATTGGAGCCCAGAATGAAAATAGCTAGACTGCTGGTTCCCTCAGGACAAAGGCTCTCTTTGTCTCTAAAGCACCAGGTGCACCTATATGGCTAAGGAAAGGATGgattaaagaaatgtaaaacagCAGACTGTGCTTTTCCACCTCTGGGAGCAGTGGGACTTGTTTGCTAACTTGTGTGTTTTAATTCCTTCAGACTCTGTTAAAAATGATGGAGGAAGAGTATTTGTGCACTGCCAGGCTGGCATTTCCCGGTCAGCAACCATCTGCCTTGCTTATCTCATGAGGACCAATAGAGTCAAACTGGATGAAGCCTTTGAGTTTGTGAAGCAGAGAAGAAGTATCATCTCCCCAAACTTCAGCTTCATGGGGCAGCTGCTTCAGTTTGAGTCGCAGGTCCTTGCCCCCAACTGCTCAGCAGAA
Protein-coding sequences here:
- the DUSP1 gene encoding dual specificity protein phosphatase 1, coding for MVNLRVCALECEALRGLLQERAAHCLVLDCRSFFSFNAAHIRGSCNVRLSTIVRRRAKGALALEHVVPNEELRARLRQGQIHTVVLLDERSADLELPKRDSTLLLALGTLCREARGARICFLKGGYEAFSSACSELCTKPAAPTGLSLPLSPSSAPGSADSGCSSCGTPLYDQGGPVEILPFLYLGSAYHASRKDMLDALGITALINVSANCPNHFEGHYQYKSIPVEDNHKADISSWFNEAIDFIDSVKNDGGRVFVHCQAGISRSATICLAYLMRTNRVKLDEAFEFVKQRRSIISPNFSFMGQLLQFESQVLAPNCSAEAGSPAMSVLDRGASTTTVFNFPVSIPVHTSSSALSYLQSPITTSPSC